Within the Corynebacterium tuberculostearicum genome, the region GATATTCCTTCCGACGCCGAAACCGGCAAGATTACCCTCGCCGTGCGCCTCGGCAATGATAAGGCGCGCCTGCTCTTTACGGTGCTGCTCCTGCTGCCATTCTTGCTGACCATCGGCATCGCCTTCGGCAGCTGGCTCGCGCTCGCCGGCTTGGTCTACTTCCCCCTTGCGCTGCGCGCCATCCGCACCGTCAACCGCGGCGCCAAAGGCCCAGAGCTTATCCCCGTGCTCGGTCTGACCGGCCGCGCGATGCTGCTGTGGGCCGTTATCGAGGCCGCCGCACTCATCATCGTCTAGTCCTGGGCGGCGCGGCCTTCCAGCTCCGCCTGTACCCAGCGCTTGTGGGCCTTGCGCTGGGCGGAGTACTCGGCCAGCGTCTGGGTGGCCTCGATGCGCCACTTTTTAAAGATCAGCATCGATAGCGGCAGCGCCACAAAAAGCGCCAGTAGCGCCGCGATGAGCACCGGGATGGGAAAGCCGATGGTGATGGCCAAAATCTCGATCACCGCGGTCAATGCGATAAAAAGCACTACGCGGGCGAGCCCGTACTTCCACAGCGCCGCGCGCGAACGGCGGCGCAGTTCTGGGTCCGGCTTGGGTGGCTCAGGGTTATGCGTCATGGGGGTTGATTGTACGCGGTGCAGGTAGAATCGCACGCATGGGCCGAATCATCCTCCTCCTACTCTTTGTCCTCGCCGCCTACCTCGTCTGGAAGGCCTTCGGGCCCTCGACATGGAAAAAGCGCGAGGTGGAACAACCCCGCGCTATCAAGGGCCCCGACGATGACGAGGAATTCCTGTGGAACCTAGAAAAGGAGCGCTTCAAGCAGCGCCGCGCACAGGAGGCAGAAGAAGAAAAACGCCGCCAGCGCCGCAAACGCGACGCCGACGGCGAGAATGACTAGGCTTCCTTCGGCACAAACCGCATCTCGAGGCCTAAGGCCTCGGCCACGGCGGTAATCTTTTCCCAACGCACGCCCGCACCACCGTGCTCGATGGTGTGGAGGGTGGAGCGGGAGACCCCGGCGGCGTCGGCAAGCTGCTGCTGCAAAATGCCCAACTCGCGGCGCCGCTCGGCAAATTGG harbors:
- a CDS encoding DUF4229 domain-containing protein — its product is MTHNPEPPKPDPELRRRSRAALWKYGLARVVLFIALTAVIEILAITIGFPIPVLIAALLALFVALPLSMLIFKKWRIEATQTLAEYSAQRKAHKRWVQAELEGRAAQD
- a CDS encoding helix-turn-helix domain-containing protein; the protein is MAEHTSPRHKQGKPAGDNAVILGLGAQFAERRRELGILQQQLADAAGVSRSTLHTIEHGGAGVRWEKITAVAEALGLEMRFVPKEA